TGAGATAATAGGGGggtcacatttctttttttttattgttattaataacagaaaaaatatgtattttagtCGTGTGAAGCATGCTTAAGTAGTGACTCTTTTTGCAGTAACTCTGAGGACAATAGGCAGCTATTCTTTCGGATTGAGTCAAAAGGTTATGTGGATGGGAGTTATAGAAAGAGAAAACCACAACACAGACAATTTGCAGCCACAAAAACAATTGTTTTATTCAGAGTAGTTCAGCAGAAGGCTTCGTTTGACCTTTATGCGCTCAGTTCTGTATCACTGCAAGAGATTAAAGCAACTGACACATTTAGATTAAAGCAATTGACACTCATTTAAATGAATGCGGGAGCGgcagaaatattcagttgctCTTCCGACTGTGACATGGGTTATAACTCTTAAACCACGGCTGCACGCTATTCAGAGGAACACGTAGAAGCCTCGGAGTAGGTCTCTTTGCCTATAGAAGTAAAGGTTTTGTATTGATAATGAGGCCAAGATGACCAACAACTGCAAAATCAGTCAAGGCTTTGTTGTTAAAGAGGATGAAAGTCCAGCATCTGCCAGGGAGTTTCTCCCACTCTGGGTCCAAATTCCAAGAGTTTATTGCAGCCTTATCAGACGTGCTGCAGTATACCTGCATCATCCTGCTCTGCATACAAGCCCACGATTAAAAGCTTCCACACGcgagaaatggaaacaaaaactacacatctGAGGCTTTCAGTGGGCACTTCAAGCTGGTCTCCCGTGACAACACTCTCACCACCTACAGGTGTCCATCAGAACTGCACTCCAGCCAAACAAAACTCCAGTGTTTGTGAGGAGGCGCTATCAGCGCACTACAGAAGGCACGGAAACGTTTGCCAATCTTTTCCctcgcgcgcacgcacacacaagtacatatcTTATCTCACATtaataataagaaaacaaacaaaagtagcGCGAGAAACCacgaagaagagaaaaacacatcCCTCTTTCACTGGAGACGTTTTTGATGGATTGCACTAAGAGTGTAATATTAAAACATTCCCAGAAGTATGTCTGATAATtgcattcattttaaaactgatataaaaataatataaaattaatataaaacaaagactCCAATGTTGGACTACACGATTTAGttttttctggtttattttcCCGCTGTTTGGCTCCACCTGTGGCAGATTTTATTGCGTGTTTTTGTAAACAAATATCACAACCCCCCTGTCCCCCATGGGTATGTAACAATCCTGTAAAACCCAATAAAACCGATGGTTTATCATTAAAAGGTCAAACAGCTAAGCCGTGTAAAGCGCGTCATAGTGCCTgaagtttgttttggtttcacaGATGCGCAAGTAAAGGATGGTTTTTGTACATTCATGTGTGCTGTGCTGTTTTACCAAAACCAACACAGGCTGAGGAAAACTGACCCGAGGACATTTAAGTGCAGTGTAATGAAACATGATTcgtgtttttgcatttatatgCGCAGAACTGTTATAATCTCATAAGTGAAGTTATTTTTGCACAATTTTTACGCAGCAGTTCCTCATAAAAGTTAATTGATGCATAAATAAGAAATGATCTAAattcaaattaatttaaatttatatttatgtacAAGCACCCCACTGGAGTCATTCCACAAAGTGTCTCGTTAAAAAGAAAGCCCGGGAAATTAATCAGAAATTCGTTTCTTGGGCTGCCCCTCCTCACAGGCTGATAACTACTCTGGCTTTGGTCCATCTATACACAGGGAATACACAATGTACAGCCTTAATTTCACTTTCATGTTACATATATTCATATCAAACAAAATTTTCTGTTAATTATACTTTAACACATCATCCCGAACTCAAAGACCGCCCTTGCTGTGATTCCAAGTTGAATATTTATCGTTAGAAGTCTCTCTGTGGTTACCTTGAAATAGAATCAAGGCAAGTGTGTTTCTTGAGTCTTCTTTAGGTgaaaatatttcacaataacggtggaaataaaactaaattttgGGCTCGGTGTACTAGACACGTCGCTATGTTAGAGCTTATTtaattgtaaaacttttttcttaCTTATTTGGGAAATATAACATAGTCAAAATGTTAAAAGCACGATTCCCACATTGCATTCTTCGTTTGTCAGCTTCTAATCGCTCAACAGGTGCTAATATATTTGAACGCATgctgaataaaaacacacagacagacagttcACATTTCCCTGATTGCTGTGAAGTGACTTTTATATAGTTGTATGACAATTAACGTTGGAATTTTAAAGAATTATCCAgttgaagaaaacacaaatttgaTCAAGTGtcggaggaggagaagaggcgCACTGTGGCAGTGGGACTGACTCTACACGGTTCTCATTGGGGTTTTATAAAGCCTCAACCAGCCAAGAGGGCAAGCAGAGATATCACTCTCTACTGATTCTGTCTGTGGCCCTCACTGACTTCATCTCGGTATCACAGCTGTTACAATGTCTTCTGCTGCGATTGCTTTGACTCCGCCAGCTCCGGCCAAATCTCCTAAAAAGAGAGCAAAGTCTCCGAGGAAGAAAACAGGCCTGACTGTGTCAGACTTGATACTGAAGGCTCTGTCCACATCCACACAGCGTGGCGGTGTGTCTCTGGTAGCCCTGAAGAAGGCTCTGAAGGCCGGTGGATATGATGTGGTGAAAAACAATGCCAGGATTCTCATCGCCGTGAAGCGCTTGGTGACTAAAAAGTCTCTGGTCCAGACCAAGGGCAGCGGGGCTTCGGGCTCTTTCAAGCTCAACAAAAAGCCCCCCACACCTAGGAAGAGGAAGGTGGTGAGAAAGAAGAAGCCAAAGGCGAAAAAGGTTAAGCGGGCCAGCGtcaagaaaacagcagcagcaggagccaCTCCTGCAGCCAAGAAGTCCCCcaagaaaaggagaaagtcAAAGAGCCCGAAGAAAGCCAAGAGACCCGCTGCGGCCAAGAAGCCCAAGAAGCCAAAGAGCCCAAAGAAGACCAAACGCAGAGTCTCCAAGACCAGGTCTGCTGCCAAGAAGTGAATGCTCTTCCACTGAACACTAAATGCTGGTCTTTGTGGACTCTATGCGGACTGAGCTGCATTCAAGTCAAGCTTTaagtaggtttttttttctaaagtagAAAAAATGAACTCGCAGTTTGTACAAGCCTTTCTTTCCTGCTTCCTGTCATGATGTTCTAATGAACTGAATAGCACTTGcttgaaataaaattattttcatttacagagCGTACAGTGTGCttttatctgaaaaagaaattctCCAGCctgataaaatttaattgaaaaaacaaaccatatcgggaaaacaaaaaaatcgatGTTTTCTGAACGGCGGTTAACTATTTTTGGTGTGTGACGCCTTAACAGCTGATTTGCCTGACTCACGGCTAAGTTTGGGAGGAGTGCGTATTACGCGCAATTACGCACAATTACGCACAGGGAGCTAGTTTCCCAGAGTTCTATAGTTTTCAACTCTATGTAATCCGTTTCTTGGGAAGTGGTAGATTATCTTTTTTAGTCCCACAGTGTCAAACGACTTTATGGAAGATAGTAagtagtaaaacaaacaaacaaacaaacaaacaaacaaacaaacaaacaaacaaacaaacaaacaaacaaacaaacaaacacaaaactttgGGCCATCCTTATCCATATGTCACAACGTCGGGTTATTATCTCAAAATTCCTACTTAGTAGTCAAGTTTTTTCTCAGAAGTTtgagttattaaattaaattgttgAGATACTTATGCAAAGTTTTCACTTTCCCTATTTTCTATAGTATTCcacattgatttaaaaaaaaaaataaaagaaaaagaaaccggTTAGATACTcatataaatgtgaaaaaaggaaaatcgaCAGGAAGTGACACCCATAAGGACTCACCAATACTAAGAAGAGTGAAGCTTCATGGGCGTATCACAACATGGTTTCCGCTTATCTCCCAAAAGGGGCTTATTTTATCACACTCATTACCGCAGTTTATGACTGAATGTACACAGCAGAGGACAGCTGTTACTCTGAGCTTAGCATGAGAACGTGATAGGGATGAAGGGGTGATATTGTTGTTAATTATTATATTCTGACTTCATGAGGTTTTAAACTAATGCGAAATAATCTACAAAACCATTCACACCAGGGGGTACctcaaaaataattatttaactaCTCAGAAATTACACCCAGTTTCACAAAGGTTTAAGTATAAATAGACTCCTGACTAAAAACCAAGCTCACAGCTTGACCAATTGAAGACATGTGATACAAGtaagttaaaatgacaaaaccaTCAACAGTAGATTTCTATAAGGCCTCTCAAACTAAAGCCTACATTTAAAATCACACCTTGATTGCGTTTTGAAGGTGCTTTacagaagcaaaacaaagaaagattgtAGGTATCCAAACAGCAGTGACTCGCGCCACTGTGCGATTCATTGGCTGAGTGGTTTAGTGTTGCCACCTGCTGGCGGGATTAATTAACAACTGTTAACTGGAAATGTAGGCAACGTTTATCTGGGGTCAGATGCATAGACTGTGTGTGGTTTAATTTCACTGTAACATGCAGATTACTGACGAAAAATGTAACCAACTAAGTATTTTACAGAACCCTATTGCACAAATACAAGCTGGCATCCCTCTCACTCAAAAATTTGTCATAAAACCgagtgagcttttttttttcttttaaattaaagaacagatgaaaaatgttaaaacttttaaaaatggaGACAGTGCCCATGCTACTGTAATGTATTTCCTGTAACTCTGGAAGTTTTACTCCGTTTGTCAGTGGCAGAGCATGAGAGAGGAactgagagaaaagtgtgaacatACTGATTTATTCAGTGCCAAACATTAACCCAAAATAAACCGAAACAAATAACAATCAGTTGTTCTCCCTTTGCTGTTTTGAATTGATGCATTAATTGAAATTCTGCAGTTTATTCGTACAAatcgttttctttttgtttattttttccattaaaatatGTAGTTTGCTAAAGATTAGAACTTTATTGTTGGGCTTAGGAAGTACCAGGAGATCATTGGCCATGTAAAGTGGTGCATTTGAGTTTATGAACAGTTTTCAATTGTCTGCATTTCTTTATGAATATGACCTAAATCATCATCAGGTCTGCACTCAAATAGACATGATGATGAATTGGATTCTACGGAACCGTATGTTTGAAAACAAAGCATGGCTATACATTTacttcatgttttctgtttaataATAACACTGACATTGTGCTAGTCTTAGCTTAGACTAAGAATAAATGTTAGTTCCCTTTTCTGCTGCATACTTCCTCACTTGTATTTGAACAGGtaacagtttttgtgtttgtaaatactaataaaaaaagaaagtagtgagttacttttgaaatgaataaaatagattTGACAGAAGAAAGCAAAGGTCCCTCGTTTACTTGCAACTCTCCTAAGTGGCTTCTCATGTTGTCCACATGGAACTTTCCTTTAAAACTGAACTTagacaattaaaaaacacaaatcactGTGTTATCTGATAGTCCAATTGCACAACAGATTCAGCATCATGGCTGTTACCTAAACATTTAACCCAATAATCTCTAATGGTGGTTTTTCTGACACTGCCTTTTACTAAGGCTAGAGTTTAATCTAGTCTGCTTGAAGTAATTTTTCTGTGACTGGAAATAGTCTCATTCTTCAGGTCCTTATACTGGTAGTCATGTGTACCTGTATGTAATTAAGCAGCGTGGCATGTCATAACCTGACGACATAGGATGAGGGATGAACACACAGCTAACGCAGAGGACACGACAAAGGGcagggaaaaacacagggcttaaatacatactggCGTAATAAAGGAATGCgagacaggagggagacacagctgggacaatGCAGGGACGATGAAAGACGGGGAAGCAACACTGAAACCAGAAACATGGGACAAGGattaccaaagtaaaacaggaaactgagaatAACACCATGATACAGACTCGGCACTAAAACATGGAACATGGGAACATGAAGCACTATCAAGAACTATCAACGATAAACCCAATAATAATAAACTCAAGGCACTGAATAGCTTTTTCACGCATTttataaacaacaaataaataacattttatttacgtAGCACCTTTCTAGACAGAATCAcgaaatgctgcaaaaagataAGTCATGAAAGgtaaaacagacaatataaaacaggcaaaaatgAACCAAAAGCTAGGTTTTGATATAATCTAGGCAGTCATTCAGAAGCTGGAGCTTGGATAAATCTTGGGGCTTAaaactgaatgtcatcagcataacagtgaTAAGAGATGTCCTTGAAGGAGCCCATTATATGCTGGAGGGGGAgaagatatattaaaaacaataaaggccCCAAGACCGAACCTTGAGGGACACCATAAGTAAGGGAGGTAGAGGATGACCTAAAAGCAGAAACCCCATAGAAAAACATCGGTGATGTAAATATGAGGAGAACCACTCTAAGGCAGTTCCACATACACCAACCCAAAGTTTTGGCCTTTCAAGCAGGATATGGTGGTCAACTGTGTCAAACGCCAACGTGAGGTCCAACATAAGCAGAACAGAGCATTTTCCTGCATCATTACTCATCAAAATGTTGCTAGAGACCCTAAGAAGGGCTGTTTGTGTGGAGTGAACTCTACGAAAGCCGGACTGAAACGTATCAAGAAAAGCTATCTTTGTCCAGAGCCTCTATAAGTTGCTTAGCCACAACCTCTTCTAGAAGCTTAGAAATTAACAGTAATTTAGAGATTGGCCTGTAACTGCTCCAAAGAGAAGGGTCTGgctgggatttttttaaaagtgggagaatagcagcatttttaaaaca
This genomic stretch from Astatotilapia calliptera chromosome 12, fAstCal1.2, whole genome shotgun sequence harbors:
- the LOC113033625 gene encoding protamine-like protein — encoded protein: MSSAAIALTPPAPAKSPKKRAKSPRKKTGLTVSDLILKALSTSTQRGGVSLVALKKALKAGGYDVVKNNARILIAVKRLVTKKSLVQTKGSGASGSFKLNKKPPTPRKRKVVRKKKPKAKKVKRASVKKTAAAGATPAAKKSPKKRRKSKSPKKAKRPAAAKKPKKPKSPKKTKRRVSKTRSAAKK